One genomic segment of Hordeum vulgare subsp. vulgare chromosome 2H, MorexV3_pseudomolecules_assembly, whole genome shotgun sequence includes these proteins:
- the LOC123426131 gene encoding uncharacterized protein LOC123426131 produces MYQSMTNIMECDRTDLDNKFNTPEAGEYIHSEQNESPTNQAGAENPWNISLFDSMELDKVNDEQNYQQPSTFAREEQQFPSEESEGTAASEKQKGTHNSRQGQEEEFLNEVDIHNFLGNEEASAKEGNLRNVDSVTKPAVGMRFKSKQEGQEFFNFYSHVAGFCVTTVAVKRTSSKKRNNEITQITMKCNKHGKTKEVEAESVVPIRKSIVIAKTNCKVVLVLSKKEGTWERKLVYVSSNASKKKRKYEYFLGEIERIQNRLKEMDEESESEMNVQSGSTRTGTTVATNIDAEETTSRMNIQDPDVSATKGRPRMLSIREDIKQNKFYKCSHCYSDRTEDTEEEDDWRRESN; encoded by the exons ATGTATCAAAGCATGACAAATATCATGGAATGCGATAGAACTGACCTGGACAACAAATTCAACACACCAGAAGCAGGAGAATATATCCATTCA GAACAAAATGAATCACCGACAAATCAAGCAGGAGCAGAAAATCCATGGAATATCAGTCTATTTGACAGTATGGAGTTAGATAAG GTGAATGATGAGCAAAACTATCAACAACCATCTACATTTGCAAGAGAAGAACAACAGTTTCCCAGCGAAGAATCAGAAGGCACTGCAGCAAGTGAGAAACAGAAGGGCACACACAATTCAAgacaaggacaagaagaagaattcCTAAATGAAGTTGACATTCATAACTTCTTAGGAAATGAAGAAGCGTCAGCTAAGGAAGGAAACTTAAGGAATGTCGACAGTGTTACAAAACCCGCAGTAGGAATGAGATTCAAGAGCAAGCAAGAAGGCCAGGAGTTCTTTAATTTCTACTCACATGTGGCCGGATTCTGTGTCACAACAGTCGCTGTAAAGAGGACTAGCAGTAAGAAGAGGAACAATGAGATAACACAAATCaccatgaaatgcaacaaacatggaaaaacaaaagAGGTGGAGGCAGAAAGTGTAGTTCCAATCAGGAAAAGTATAGTAATAGCAAAGACGAACTGTAAAGTAGTTCTGGTACTATCGAAAAAAGAAGGAACTTGGGAA AGAAAACTAGTATATGTCTCATCGAATGCatcaaagaagaaaagaaaatacgaGTACTTCCTAGGAGAAATAGAGAGGATACAAAATAGGTTGAAGGAGATGGATGAAGAATCAGAAAGTGAGATGAATGTccagagtggatctactagaacaGGGACAACTGTAGCAACAAACATAGATGCAGAAGAGACTACATCCAGGATGAACATACAAGACCCTGATGTTTCTGCTACAAAAGGCCGCCCTAGGATGCTAAGTATCAGAGAAGATATCAAGCAAAACAAGTTCTACAAATGCAGCCACTGCTATTCTGACAG GACAGAAGacacagaagaagaagatgactggAGAAGAGAAAGTAACTGA
- the LOC123429913 gene encoding aspartic proteinase nepenthesin-1-like, with amino-acid sequence MACTALAVLVFAVLIGPFPPVTSANDSHGFRASLTRMRQHLSNYSAAVHHDTHRLAFLARSPTTNTTTTRALQALVENGAGAYHMSVSIGTPPLTFPAILDTGSDLVWTQCAPCTECFAQRTPLYDPAGSSTFSKLPCTSPLCQSMPSPFRACNASGCAYDYRYVVGFTAGSLATEVLTVGDATFRDVTFGCSTANGGHMDGASGIVGLGRSPLSLVSQLGIGRFSYCLRSDSEAGASPILFGSLSLANVTGDNVQSTPFLRNPAVPVRRAPYYYVNLTGVTVGATDLPVTPSTFGFTRTGAGGVIVDSGTTFTYVAGAGYAMLRQAFLSQTAGRLTRVSGAPFDFDLCFEAGGVLDVDAVPVPGLVLRFAGGAEYAVPRRSYFDAVDEQGRVACLLVLPTGGVSVIGNVMQMDLHMLYDLDRGMLSFTSADCASV; translated from the coding sequence ATGGCGTGCACAGCTCTGGCCGtcctcgtgtttgcagtgctcatCGGCCCGTTCCCGCCGGTAACTTCCGCGAACGACAGTCATGGCTTCCGCGCCTCCCTCACTCGCATGCGCCAACACTTGAGCAACTACTCCGCTGCGGTACACCACGACACGCACCGCCTGGCTTTCCTCGCGCGCTCTCCGACAACGAACACCACGACCACCCGTGCCCTCCAGGCGCTGGTCGAGAACGGCGCCGGAGCGTACCACATGAGCGTGTCCATCGGCACGCCGCCGCTCACCTTCCCTGCCATCCTCGACACCGGCAGCGACCTTGTCTGGACGCAGTGCGCGCCCTGCACCGAGTGCTTCGCGCAGCGGACGCCGCTGTACGACCCGGCGggctcctccaccttctccaagCTCCCGTGCACGAGCCCGCTCTGCCAGTCCATGCCAAGCCCCTTCCGCGCCTGCAACGCCAGCGGCTGTGCCTACGACTACCGCTACGTCGTCGGTTTCACCGCCGGCTCCCTCGCCACCGAGGTGCTCACCGTCGGCGACGCCACGTTCCGCGACGTCACGTTCGGGTGCAGCACGGCGAACGGCGGGCACATGGACGGCGCGTCGGGCATCGTGGGGCTCGGGCGCAGCCCGCTGTCCCTCGTGTCGCAGCTCGGCATCGGCCGGTTCTCCTACTGCCTCCGCTCGGATTCGGAGGCCGGCGCCAGCCCGATACTATTCGGCTCCCTGTCCCTAGCCAACGTGACAGGCGACAACGTCCAGTCCACGCCGTTCCTCCGGAACCCCGCGGTGCCGGTGCGACGCGCCCCGTACTACTACGTGAACCTCACCGGCGTCACGGTCGGCGCGACGGACCTCCCGGTCACGCCCAGCACGTTCGGCTTCACGCGCACCGGCGCGGGTGGCGTGATCGTCGACTCCGGCACGACCTTCACGTACGTTGCGGGAGCGGGGTACGCGATGCTGAGGCAGGCGTTCCTCTCGCAGACAGCTGGCCGGCTGACGAGAGTGAGCGGCGCCCCGTTCGACTTCGACCTGTGCTTCGAGGCAGGCGGCGTCCTCGACGTTGATGCCGTGCCCGTGCCAGGTCTGGTGCTGCGTTTTGCGGGCGGCGCGGAGTATGCCGTCCCGCGGCGAAGCTACTTCGACGCCGTGGACGAGCAAGGCCGTGTGGCGTGCTTGCTGGTGCTCCCGACGGGGGGCGTGTCCGTCATCGGCAACGTGATGCAGATGGACCTACACATGCTCTACGATCTCGACCGCGGGATGCTGTCCTTCACCTCGGCTGATTGCGCTAGTGTTTGA
- the LOC123425833 gene encoding protein ACCELERATED CELL DEATH 6-like isoform X2, with translation MTSFPNGTTPVSKAVIVQAILSWQTQGPTLLAAVDSSGRTPLHFAALSRKFDIAKRLLDDHASLELASISDNNGSFPIHIPAMKGDTRTLCELIKRCPGYYELVDNQGRNLLHCAIKHGQDSVVRHICQNDKLAMLLNATDCEGNTPLHLAVECGNPRIVSLLLATLSVCMGITNKDGLTARDLCWIAIAPRQSNYFLDPYIIAADCLWWLRAPCTLEGRIRAEDKLATKNAAEKQHSMTKSGTIASVLIATVAFTAAFTVPGGFVADDHALAGTAILARHFAFRAFVVSDTMAFVCSVVATCFHIYGAAQTIPRSHRGWYNRLASGLVPVASQFMIAAFAFGFHLILGSANRWLIVLVYTLSLASLLSCFPSIWAPFHLGLGKAIWRRAGWRGLVNIHERPSSLRQLLPFFIRSFLFENVRRSLFVLLIAATFVVAIVLSIALPNY, from the exons ATGACAAGCTTCCCAAACGGAACTACTCCAGTTAGCAAAG CAGTGATTGTTCAAGCAATACTGAGCTGGCAGACACAAGGTCCAACTTTGCTAGCCGCAGTTGATTCATCAGGAAGAACACCTCTCCATTTCGCAGCGCTGTCCAGAAAATTTGATATCGCCAAGCGATTACTGGATGATCATGCTTCCCTCGAGCTAGCAAGCATTTCTGATAACAATGGATCATTTCCTATCCACATTCCTGCTATGAAGGGGGATACGAGAACCCTGTGTGAGCTCATAAAGAGATGCCCTGGCTATTATGAACTGGTTGATAATCAAGGAAGAAATCTTCTCCATTGTGCCATCAAGCATGGTCAGGATAGCGTGGTTCGCCACATTTGCCAAAATGACAAGTTAGCCATGCTATTGAATGCGACTGATTGTGAAGGAAATACCCCGCTCCATCTTGCTGTCGAATGTGGAAATCCAAGAATTGTCAGTTTACTATTGGCGACACTGAGTGTTTGCATGGGCATTACCAACAAGGATGGCCTAACTGCTAGGGATCTTTGTTGGATTGCAATAGCACCTCGACAGAGTAACTATTTCCTG GATCCGTATATCATTGCGGCAGACTGTCTCTGGTGGCTGAGAGCACCATGTACTTTAGAAGGACGTATTCGTGCGGAGGACAAACTCGCTACGAAGAACGCTGCAGAGAAACAACACAGCATGACAAAAAGTGGGACGATTGCATCTGTTCTGATCGCCACCGTGGCATTCACGGCAGCGTTCACCGTGCCTGGGGGGTTTGTCGCCGACGACCATGCTCTTGCGGGGACGGCAATACTGGCGAggcattttgcattcagagcattTGTGGTGTCAGACACCATGGCATTCGTCTGCTCCGTCGTCGCCACCTGCTTCCATATATATGGCGCCGCCCAAACAATTCCACGGAGCCACCGTGGCTGGTATAACAGACTGGCGTCTGGGTTGGTGCCGGTAGCATCACAGTTTATGATTGCTGCATTTGCATTTGGGTTCCACCTCATCCTGGGTTCAGCCAACCGTTGGCTCATTGTCCTCGTATACACCTTGTCTTTGGCTTCACTGCTCTCCTGCTTCCCTAGCATCTGGGCTCCATTCCATCTTGGGCTGGGAAAAGCAATATGGCGTCGAGCCGGATGGAGGGGACTTGTCAACATACACGAGCGACCGTCTAGCCTGCGGCAATTGTTGCCTTTTTTCATAAGGAGCTTTCTGTTCGAAAATGTTAGACGGTCATTGTTTGTTTTGCTCATCGCCGCTACGTTCGTCGTCGCCATCGTACTCAGTATTGCTTTGCCAAACTACTGA
- the LOC123425833 gene encoding ankyrin repeat-containing protein At5g02620-like isoform X1: MRAGGAEEESALRARNQTGATALHEAVRHRRAGVVDLLMTEAPHLSSVDGDDGVSPLYLAAATHSVQTVHALLRPSENGTPSPASFSGPEGRTALHIAATVSEVIVQAILSWQTQGPTLLAAVDSSGRTPLHFAALSRKFDIAKRLLDDHASLELASISDNNGSFPIHIPAMKGDTRTLCELIKRCPGYYELVDNQGRNLLHCAIKHGQDSVVRHICQNDKLAMLLNATDCEGNTPLHLAVECGNPRIVSLLLATLSVCMGITNKDGLTARDLCWIAIAPRQSNYFLDPYIIAADCLWWLRAPCTLEGRIRAEDKLATKNAAEKQHSMTKSGTIASVLIATVAFTAAFTVPGGFVADDHALAGTAILARHFAFRAFVVSDTMAFVCSVVATCFHIYGAAQTIPRSHRGWYNRLASGLVPVASQFMIAAFAFGFHLILGSANRWLIVLVYTLSLASLLSCFPSIWAPFHLGLGKAIWRRAGWRGLVNIHERPSSLRQLLPFFIRSFLFENVRRSLFVLLIAATFVVAIVLSIALPNY, from the exons ATGCGAGCCGGCGGGGCGGAGGAGGAGTCCGCGCTGCGGGCCAGGAACCAGACGGGCGCAACCGCCTTGCACGAAGCCGTCCGGCACCGCCGTGCCGGTGTGGTGGATCTGCTCATGACGGAGGCTCCCCATCTGTCCTCCGTGGACGGCGACGATGGTGTCTCGCCGCTCTACCTGGCGGCGGCGACTCACTCGGTCCAGACGGTCCACGCGCTGCTACGCCCGTCAGAAAACGGAACACCCTCACCGGCGTCGTTTTCTGGTCCGGAGGGACGGACTGCTCTGCATATTGCGGCGACTGTTAGCGAAG TGATTGTTCAAGCAATACTGAGCTGGCAGACACAAGGTCCAACTTTGCTAGCCGCAGTTGATTCATCAGGAAGAACACCTCTCCATTTCGCAGCGCTGTCCAGAAAATTTGATATCGCCAAGCGATTACTGGATGATCATGCTTCCCTCGAGCTAGCAAGCATTTCTGATAACAATGGATCATTTCCTATCCACATTCCTGCTATGAAGGGGGATACGAGAACCCTGTGTGAGCTCATAAAGAGATGCCCTGGCTATTATGAACTGGTTGATAATCAAGGAAGAAATCTTCTCCATTGTGCCATCAAGCATGGTCAGGATAGCGTGGTTCGCCACATTTGCCAAAATGACAAGTTAGCCATGCTATTGAATGCGACTGATTGTGAAGGAAATACCCCGCTCCATCTTGCTGTCGAATGTGGAAATCCAAGAATTGTCAGTTTACTATTGGCGACACTGAGTGTTTGCATGGGCATTACCAACAAGGATGGCCTAACTGCTAGGGATCTTTGTTGGATTGCAATAGCACCTCGACAGAGTAACTATTTCCTG GATCCGTATATCATTGCGGCAGACTGTCTCTGGTGGCTGAGAGCACCATGTACTTTAGAAGGACGTATTCGTGCGGAGGACAAACTCGCTACGAAGAACGCTGCAGAGAAACAACACAGCATGACAAAAAGTGGGACGATTGCATCTGTTCTGATCGCCACCGTGGCATTCACGGCAGCGTTCACCGTGCCTGGGGGGTTTGTCGCCGACGACCATGCTCTTGCGGGGACGGCAATACTGGCGAggcattttgcattcagagcattTGTGGTGTCAGACACCATGGCATTCGTCTGCTCCGTCGTCGCCACCTGCTTCCATATATATGGCGCCGCCCAAACAATTCCACGGAGCCACCGTGGCTGGTATAACAGACTGGCGTCTGGGTTGGTGCCGGTAGCATCACAGTTTATGATTGCTGCATTTGCATTTGGGTTCCACCTCATCCTGGGTTCAGCCAACCGTTGGCTCATTGTCCTCGTATACACCTTGTCTTTGGCTTCACTGCTCTCCTGCTTCCCTAGCATCTGGGCTCCATTCCATCTTGGGCTGGGAAAAGCAATATGGCGTCGAGCCGGATGGAGGGGACTTGTCAACATACACGAGCGACCGTCTAGCCTGCGGCAATTGTTGCCTTTTTTCATAAGGAGCTTTCTGTTCGAAAATGTTAGACGGTCATTGTTTGTTTTGCTCATCGCCGCTACGTTCGTCGTCGCCATCGTACTCAGTATTGCTTTGCCAAACTACTGA
- the LOC123425833 gene encoding protein ACCELERATED CELL DEATH 6-like isoform X3, giving the protein MTSFPNGTTPVSKVIVQAILSWQTQGPTLLAAVDSSGRTPLHFAALSRKFDIAKRLLDDHASLELASISDNNGSFPIHIPAMKGDTRTLCELIKRCPGYYELVDNQGRNLLHCAIKHGQDSVVRHICQNDKLAMLLNATDCEGNTPLHLAVECGNPRIVSLLLATLSVCMGITNKDGLTARDLCWIAIAPRQSNYFLDPYIIAADCLWWLRAPCTLEGRIRAEDKLATKNAAEKQHSMTKSGTIASVLIATVAFTAAFTVPGGFVADDHALAGTAILARHFAFRAFVVSDTMAFVCSVVATCFHIYGAAQTIPRSHRGWYNRLASGLVPVASQFMIAAFAFGFHLILGSANRWLIVLVYTLSLASLLSCFPSIWAPFHLGLGKAIWRRAGWRGLVNIHERPSSLRQLLPFFIRSFLFENVRRSLFVLLIAATFVVAIVLSIALPNY; this is encoded by the exons ATGACAAGCTTCCCAAACGGAACTACTCCAGTTAGCAAAG TGATTGTTCAAGCAATACTGAGCTGGCAGACACAAGGTCCAACTTTGCTAGCCGCAGTTGATTCATCAGGAAGAACACCTCTCCATTTCGCAGCGCTGTCCAGAAAATTTGATATCGCCAAGCGATTACTGGATGATCATGCTTCCCTCGAGCTAGCAAGCATTTCTGATAACAATGGATCATTTCCTATCCACATTCCTGCTATGAAGGGGGATACGAGAACCCTGTGTGAGCTCATAAAGAGATGCCCTGGCTATTATGAACTGGTTGATAATCAAGGAAGAAATCTTCTCCATTGTGCCATCAAGCATGGTCAGGATAGCGTGGTTCGCCACATTTGCCAAAATGACAAGTTAGCCATGCTATTGAATGCGACTGATTGTGAAGGAAATACCCCGCTCCATCTTGCTGTCGAATGTGGAAATCCAAGAATTGTCAGTTTACTATTGGCGACACTGAGTGTTTGCATGGGCATTACCAACAAGGATGGCCTAACTGCTAGGGATCTTTGTTGGATTGCAATAGCACCTCGACAGAGTAACTATTTCCTG GATCCGTATATCATTGCGGCAGACTGTCTCTGGTGGCTGAGAGCACCATGTACTTTAGAAGGACGTATTCGTGCGGAGGACAAACTCGCTACGAAGAACGCTGCAGAGAAACAACACAGCATGACAAAAAGTGGGACGATTGCATCTGTTCTGATCGCCACCGTGGCATTCACGGCAGCGTTCACCGTGCCTGGGGGGTTTGTCGCCGACGACCATGCTCTTGCGGGGACGGCAATACTGGCGAggcattttgcattcagagcattTGTGGTGTCAGACACCATGGCATTCGTCTGCTCCGTCGTCGCCACCTGCTTCCATATATATGGCGCCGCCCAAACAATTCCACGGAGCCACCGTGGCTGGTATAACAGACTGGCGTCTGGGTTGGTGCCGGTAGCATCACAGTTTATGATTGCTGCATTTGCATTTGGGTTCCACCTCATCCTGGGTTCAGCCAACCGTTGGCTCATTGTCCTCGTATACACCTTGTCTTTGGCTTCACTGCTCTCCTGCTTCCCTAGCATCTGGGCTCCATTCCATCTTGGGCTGGGAAAAGCAATATGGCGTCGAGCCGGATGGAGGGGACTTGTCAACATACACGAGCGACCGTCTAGCCTGCGGCAATTGTTGCCTTTTTTCATAAGGAGCTTTCTGTTCGAAAATGTTAGACGGTCATTGTTTGTTTTGCTCATCGCCGCTACGTTCGTCGTCGCCATCGTACTCAGTATTGCTTTGCCAAACTACTGA